In one Mycobacterium heckeshornense genomic region, the following are encoded:
- a CDS encoding class I SAM-dependent methyltransferase: protein MTEHRLHSAIRAIGGQHDYVPGAGHDLLLPGYDLIARLFGMNPVYDALISQAELGDAHRVLEIGCGTGNVSIRAKRGHPAIELVGCDPDPLALARARRKARGLSGISFDRAYAQSLPYADGEFDRVLSSMMLHHLDDDVKADAAAEVFRVLRPGGRLHLVDVGGDMTARDGLAARKMLRSRHVAGNLGDSIPRLLRTAGFDCAEVATHRQRFVGRLTYYRATRNS, encoded by the coding sequence ATGACCGAACATCGTCTGCATTCCGCCATCCGGGCGATCGGCGGCCAGCACGATTACGTTCCCGGCGCCGGCCACGACCTGCTGTTGCCGGGCTACGACCTCATAGCTCGCCTATTCGGCATGAATCCGGTTTACGACGCCCTCATCTCCCAGGCTGAACTCGGCGATGCTCACCGCGTCCTGGAAATCGGCTGCGGCACAGGAAATGTCAGTATCCGGGCCAAACGAGGTCATCCTGCGATAGAACTCGTCGGCTGCGACCCTGACCCGCTAGCCCTCGCCAGGGCGCGACGAAAAGCACGCGGCCTCAGCGGGATTAGCTTCGACCGTGCCTATGCCCAAAGCCTGCCCTACGCCGACGGCGAGTTCGACCGGGTGCTGTCGTCAATGATGCTGCACCATCTGGACGACGACGTGAAAGCCGATGCGGCAGCTGAGGTATTCCGGGTCCTGCGCCCCGGCGGCAGACTGCATCTGGTGGACGTCGGCGGCGATATGACCGCCCGCGATGGCCTGGCGGCCCGCAAGATGTTGCGCAGCCGCCACGTCGCCGGCAACCTCGGCGACTCGATTCCCCGGCTGCTGCGCACGGCCGGGTTCGACTGCGCCGAGGTCGCCACCCATCGACAACGCTTCGTCGGACGCCTCACCTACTATCGGGCGACCCGTAACTCCTAG
- a CDS encoding zinc-dependent alcohol dehydrogenase: protein MKALVFGVSPAPFDGSDDALARSPVALQDIPDPRLLHDDWVITRPRLTGICGSDAKQILLDFGEGDTDNALAAFCSFPQVMGHEVVADVVAVGPKACGLDVGQRVVLNPWLSCGPRGVEPPCPACQAGDYSLCWSFCDGDIKPGIHTGVSADVTGGYAELMPAHDSMLFAVPDSVPDELAVFADPCSVSLHAITRHPPPSSGRVLVYGAGSLGLCAVALLRALYPDVAVAVVARFDAQAELARRFGAAKVLAHEPRLAVIEELVAWGGGRLHQPLQGLPMAFPGAVDVVYDTVGKPETFEVGVRVLRARGTLVKAGVHAPGRWEWSPLYFKEISWVGSNAFGIEELGGERKHAIAHYLDLAAAGRIDLRPMLTHTFRLEQWREAFLAIANQGESRAVKVAFDQR from the coding sequence GCGCTCGCGCGCAGTCCTGTTGCGCTGCAAGACATTCCAGATCCTCGGCTGCTGCACGATGACTGGGTAATCACTCGGCCGAGGCTGACCGGGATCTGCGGGTCCGATGCCAAGCAGATCCTGCTCGACTTCGGCGAAGGTGATACCGACAACGCGTTGGCCGCTTTCTGCTCGTTCCCGCAAGTTATGGGCCACGAGGTGGTGGCCGACGTGGTGGCGGTCGGGCCGAAGGCGTGCGGCCTGGACGTCGGTCAACGCGTGGTGCTGAACCCGTGGCTATCCTGCGGCCCGCGCGGCGTCGAACCACCGTGCCCGGCGTGTCAAGCCGGCGACTACAGCCTGTGCTGGAGTTTCTGCGACGGCGACATCAAACCGGGTATCCACACCGGGGTATCGGCCGACGTGACCGGCGGCTACGCCGAGCTCATGCCTGCTCACGACAGCATGCTGTTTGCGGTGCCCGACTCGGTGCCCGATGAGCTGGCCGTGTTCGCTGACCCGTGTTCGGTGTCGCTGCACGCGATTACCCGCCATCCGCCGCCTTCGTCTGGCCGGGTCCTGGTGTATGGCGCCGGTTCGCTGGGGTTGTGCGCCGTCGCCCTGTTGCGGGCGCTCTACCCCGACGTGGCGGTGGCGGTGGTGGCGCGTTTCGACGCCCAGGCAGAACTGGCCCGCCGGTTCGGCGCCGCCAAAGTGCTGGCTCACGAGCCACGACTGGCCGTGATCGAGGAGCTGGTGGCATGGGGAGGTGGTCGGCTGCACCAGCCCCTGCAAGGCCTGCCGATGGCGTTTCCCGGAGCCGTCGACGTCGTCTACGACACCGTCGGCAAACCGGAGACTTTCGAAGTCGGGGTCCGCGTGCTGAGGGCGCGCGGAACGTTGGTGAAGGCGGGCGTGCATGCGCCAGGCCGCTGGGAGTGGAGCCCTCTGTATTTCAAGGAGATCAGCTGGGTGGGTTCCAACGCCTTCGGCATCGAGGAGCTCGGCGGCGAACGCAAGCACGCGATCGCGCACTATCTCGACCTGGCCGCCGCAGGCCGTATCGACTTGCGGCCCATGCTTACTCACACGTTTCGGCTCGAGCAGTGGCGCGAAGCCTTCCTGGCGATCGCGAACCAAGGCGAAAGCCGCGCGGTCAAGGTCGCTTTCGACCAGCGCTAG